One Fibrobacter sp. DNA window includes the following coding sequences:
- a CDS encoding DUF445 family protein, protein MQIATYCAIPVISALIGWFTNFLAVKMIFRPRREIRFLWFRIMGLLPKRKLELAEKIAETVEKELISNKDIHAIIQSEDFHNQTGKVIKSRIGHFIDEKITSNTLLMMLVSPEVVSRLTDALMEELQKEIPGTIDSLFETVESRLDFRKIVYDKIKDFEVSKLESIVFSIASRELKAIEYLGGVLGFLIGLVQVGMIIAGDIKA, encoded by the coding sequence ATGCAGATCGCTACTTACTGTGCAATACCTGTTATCTCCGCGCTTATCGGCTGGTTTACAAACTTCCTGGCCGTTAAGATGATTTTCCGGCCCCGCAGGGAGATCCGCTTCCTCTGGTTCCGTATCATGGGTCTTCTGCCCAAACGGAAACTGGAATTAGCGGAAAAAATCGCTGAAACCGTTGAAAAGGAACTGATATCCAACAAAGATATCCACGCCATTATCCAGTCTGAAGATTTCCACAATCAGACCGGCAAAGTGATAAAATCCAGAATCGGTCATTTTATTGATGAAAAGATTACTTCCAATACACTGCTTATGATGCTTGTATCTCCGGAGGTAGTATCCAGGTTGACCGATGCCCTGATGGAGGAGTTGCAGAAGGAGATTCCCGGCACTATCGATTCCCTCTTTGAAACAGTGGAATCCAGACTTGATTTCAGAAAAATCGTCTATGATAAAATTAAGGATTTTGAAGTCTCCAAACTGGAGTCAATCGTCTTCTCAATCGCTTCCCGTGAACTGAAGGCGATTGAATACCTGGGAGGTGTACTGGGGTTTCTGATCGGGTTAGTACAGGTAGGGATGATTATCGCGGGAGATATAAAAGCGTGA